In Sphingobium sp. B2D3C, a genomic segment contains:
- the tuf gene encoding elongation factor Tu has protein sequence MAKAKFERNKPHCNIGTIGHVDHGKTTLTAAITKVLAETGGATFTDYANIDKAPEERERGITISTAHVEYETGARHYAHVDCPGHADYVKNMITGAAQMDGAILVVNAADGPMPQTREHILLARQVGVPALVVYMNKVDQVDDEELLELVELEVRELLSSYDFPGDDIPIVKGSALAALEGRDDAIGKDSIKALMDAVDAYIPQPARPVDRPFLMPIEDVFSISGRGTVVTGRVETGVVKVGEEVEIIGLKPTKKTTVTGVEMFRKLLDQGEAGDNIGALIRGVGREEVERGQVLAKPGSVTPHTEFEAEVYVLSKDEGGRHTPFFANYRPQFYFRTTDVTGEVVLPEGTEMVMPGDNVKLAVKLIAPIAMDPGLRFAIREGGRTVGSGVVATISK, from the coding sequence ATGGCTAAGGCTAAATTCGAGCGGAACAAGCCGCACTGCAATATCGGCACCATCGGTCACGTCGACCATGGCAAGACCACGCTGACCGCCGCCATCACCAAGGTGCTGGCCGAAACCGGTGGCGCCACGTTCACGGACTATGCCAACATCGACAAGGCTCCCGAGGAGCGCGAGCGCGGCATCACGATCTCGACCGCACACGTCGAGTACGAGACCGGCGCCCGTCACTATGCGCACGTCGACTGCCCGGGCCACGCTGACTATGTGAAGAACATGATCACCGGTGCCGCCCAGATGGACGGCGCGATCCTCGTGGTGAACGCTGCTGACGGCCCGATGCCGCAGACCCGCGAGCACATCCTGCTCGCCCGTCAGGTCGGCGTGCCGGCGCTCGTCGTGTACATGAACAAGGTCGACCAGGTCGACGACGAGGAGCTCCTCGAGCTCGTCGAGCTGGAAGTGCGCGAGCTGCTCTCCAGCTACGACTTCCCGGGCGACGACATCCCCATCGTCAAGGGTTCGGCTCTGGCCGCTCTCGAAGGCCGTGACGACGCGATCGGCAAGGATTCGATCAAGGCGCTCATGGATGCCGTCGACGCCTACATCCCGCAGCCGGCCCGTCCGGTTGACCGTCCGTTCCTGATGCCGATCGAAGACGTGTTCTCGATCTCGGGTCGCGGCACCGTGGTGACCGGCCGCGTCGAGACCGGCGTTGTGAAGGTTGGCGAGGAAGTCGAGATCATCGGCCTCAAGCCCACCAAGAAGACGACCGTCACCGGCGTGGAAATGTTCCGCAAGCTGCTCGACCAGGGTGAAGCCGGCGACAACATCGGCGCGCTGATCCGTGGCGTTGGCCGTGAAGAAGTCGAGCGTGGTCAGGTTCTGGCCAAGCCGGGTTCGGTCACGCCGCACACCGAGTTCGAAGCCGAGGTGTATGTGCTGTCGAAGGACGAAGGTGGCCGTCACACGCCGTTCTTCGCCAACTATCGTCCGCAGTTCTACTTCCGCACGACGGACGTGACCGGCGAGGTCGTCCTCCCCGAGGGCACCGAGATGGTCATGCCTGGCGACAACGTGAAGCTGGCCGTCAAGCTCATCGCGCCGATCGCGATGGACCCGGGCCTCCGCTTCGCTATTCGCGAAGGTGGCCGCACGGTCGGTTCTGGGGTTGTCGCGACGATCTCGAAGTAA
- the rpsJ gene encoding 30S ribosomal protein S10, producing METQNIRIRLKAFDHRVLDQATGDIADTARRTGALIRGPIPLPTRIEKFTVNRGPHIDKKSREQFEVRTYKRMLDIVQPTPQTVDALMKLDLAAGVNVEIKLA from the coding sequence ATGGAAACGCAGAATATCCGTATTCGTCTCAAGGCATTCGATCATCGCGTGCTGGATCAGGCGACCGGCGACATCGCCGATACCGCTCGTCGTACGGGTGCTCTTATTCGCGGTCCCATTCCGCTGCCGACCCGCATCGAGAAGTTCACGGTCAACCGTGGGCCGCACATCGATAAGAAGAGCCGTGAACAGTTCGAGGTCCGCACCTACAAGCGCATGCTTGATATCGTGCAGCCGACCCCGCAGACCGTCGATGCGCTGATGAAGCTCGATCTGGCTGCCGGCGTGAACGTCGAGATCAAACTGGCCTGA
- the rplC gene encoding 50S ribosomal protein L3: MRTGVIAKKVGMTRLFQDDGRHVPVTVLALEGNQVIARREMDKDGYVAVQLGAGVAKAKNVAKPQREHFAKAQVEPKAQVVEFRVAEDALLDVGAEIAADHFIAGQLVDVTGQTQGKGFAGAMKRWGFGGMRATHGVSISHRAHGSTGNRQDPGRVFKNKKMAGHMGDRQRTQQNLEIVRTDVERGLLFVKGSVPGSKGAWLLVKDAVKVDRPADVPYPASIKSAANNNAEAPADTPAQDVAAPEATEGQEG; the protein is encoded by the coding sequence ATGCGTACCGGCGTGATCGCGAAGAAAGTGGGTATGACCCGCCTGTTCCAGGATGATGGCCGCCATGTGCCCGTCACCGTCCTGGCGCTCGAAGGCAACCAGGTCATTGCCCGTCGCGAAATGGATAAGGACGGCTATGTAGCCGTGCAGCTGGGTGCCGGCGTTGCGAAGGCGAAGAATGTTGCCAAGCCGCAGCGCGAGCACTTTGCCAAGGCTCAGGTGGAACCCAAGGCGCAGGTCGTCGAGTTCCGCGTGGCCGAGGACGCCCTGCTCGATGTCGGCGCGGAAATCGCTGCCGATCACTTCATCGCTGGTCAGCTCGTCGACGTGACGGGTCAGACGCAGGGCAAGGGCTTTGCCGGCGCCATGAAGCGCTGGGGCTTCGGCGGTATGCGCGCCACGCACGGCGTGTCGATCAGCCACCGTGCCCATGGTTCGACGGGTAACCGTCAGGATCCGGGCCGCGTGTTCAAGAACAAGAAGATGGCCGGCCACATGGGCGACCGTCAGCGCACCCAGCAGAACCTCGAGATCGTCCGCACGGACGTCGAGCGCGGCCTGCTGTTCGTGAAGGGCAGCGTGCCCGGCTCGAAGGGCGCCTGGCTTCTCGTCAAGGACGCCGTGAAGGTCGATCGTCCGGCTGACGTGCCGTACCCGGCCAGCATCAAGTCGGCTGCGAACAATAACGCCGAGGCTCCGGCCGATACGCCTGCGCAGGACGTCGCGGCGCCCGAGGCCACTGAAGGCCAGGAGGGCTAA
- the rplD gene encoding 50S ribosomal protein L4, whose protein sequence is MKIKVLTLDGGKASGDVELNDEVFGLEPRADILHRVVTWQLEKRRAPASATRERSDVARTGKKFGRQKGGGTARHGDRRAPIFIGGGKAHGQRARTFGHSLNKKVRALGLKMALSAKAKGGSLTVLDNLDVKDGKTKELAGQLAKLNLGKVLFIDGEATNLSFAKASSNLVGVNVLPAIGANVYDILRADSLVLTRAAVEQLEARFNG, encoded by the coding sequence ATGAAGATCAAGGTTCTCACTCTGGACGGCGGCAAGGCCTCCGGCGATGTCGAGCTGAATGACGAAGTGTTCGGCCTCGAGCCGCGCGCGGACATTCTGCACCGTGTCGTCACCTGGCAGCTTGAAAAGCGCCGTGCCCCGGCCTCGGCGACGCGCGAGCGTTCTGACGTTGCCCGCACGGGCAAGAAGTTCGGTCGCCAGAAGGGCGGCGGTACGGCTCGTCACGGCGATCGCCGCGCCCCGATCTTCATCGGTGGTGGTAAGGCGCACGGTCAGCGCGCCCGTACCTTCGGGCATTCGCTCAACAAGAAGGTGCGTGCACTGGGCCTCAAGATGGCGCTTTCGGCCAAGGCCAAGGGCGGCTCGCTCACGGTTCTGGACAATCTGGACGTCAAGGACGGCAAGACCAAGGAACTGGCGGGTCAGCTGGCCAAGCTCAACCTCGGCAAGGTGCTGTTCATCGACGGCGAGGCGACCAACCTCTCCTTCGCCAAGGCCTCGTCCAATCTCGTCGGTGTCAATGTGCTCCCCGCCATCGGTGCCAATGTCTACGATATCCTGCGTGCGGACAGCCTGGTGCTGACCCGTGCCGCGGTCGAGCAGCTGGAGGCGCGCTTCAATGGCTAA
- a CDS encoding 50S ribosomal protein L23, with the protein MAKKQAAAVATRHYDVIVAPHITEKATLVSEHNAVVFKVARDASKPEIKAAVEALFNVSVKSVNTIVQKGKTKRWKGKPYTRSDVKKAVVTLAEGQSIDITTGI; encoded by the coding sequence ATGGCTAAGAAGCAGGCAGCAGCGGTGGCCACGCGTCATTACGACGTGATTGTCGCCCCGCACATCACCGAAAAGGCGACGCTGGTCTCCGAGCACAACGCGGTTGTGTTCAAGGTCGCGCGTGACGCTTCGAAGCCCGAGATCAAGGCCGCTGTCGAGGCGCTGTTCAATGTCAGCGTCAAGTCGGTCAACACGATCGTCCAGAAGGGCAAGACCAAGCGCTGGAAGGGCAAGCCCTACACGCGCTCGGACGTGAAGAAGGCTGTCGTGACCCTGGCCGAAGGCCAGTCGATCGACATCACCACGGGCATTTGA
- the rplB gene encoding 50S ribosomal protein L2, with amino-acid sequence MALKHYNPTSPAQRGLILVDRSGLHKGKPVKALTEGKRKTGGRNNKGHVTSRGIAGGHKQRYRIIDFKRRKWDVEGTVERLEYDPNRTAFIALVSYADGEQAYIIAPQRLAVGDKVIAGKKTDVKPGNAMELGQMPVGTIIHNIEMKPGKGAQIARSAGTYAQLVGRDRGMVIVRLGSGEQRYIRSDCMATIGAVSNPDNQNQNLAKAGRSRWLGRRPLTRGVAKNPVDHPHGGGEGRTSGGRHPVTPWGKPTKGARTRHNKSTDKMIIRSRHAKKKR; translated from the coding sequence ATGGCACTCAAGCATTATAACCCGACGAGCCCGGCCCAGCGTGGCCTGATCCTCGTCGACCGGTCCGGCCTCCACAAGGGCAAGCCCGTCAAGGCGCTGACCGAAGGCAAGCGCAAGACCGGTGGCCGCAACAACAAGGGCCATGTGACTTCGCGCGGTATCGCCGGCGGTCACAAGCAGCGCTATCGCATCATCGACTTCAAGCGTCGCAAGTGGGACGTCGAAGGCACGGTGGAGCGTCTGGAATATGACCCCAACCGCACGGCGTTCATTGCGCTGGTCAGCTATGCCGATGGCGAGCAGGCCTACATCATCGCCCCGCAGCGTCTGGCTGTCGGCGACAAGGTGATCGCAGGCAAGAAGACCGACGTGAAGCCGGGCAACGCGATGGAACTGGGTCAGATGCCGGTCGGCACGATCATCCACAACATCGAGATGAAGCCGGGCAAGGGCGCTCAGATCGCACGCAGCGCGGGCACCTATGCCCAGCTCGTCGGTCGCGATCGCGGCATGGTCATCGTCCGTCTCGGCTCGGGTGAGCAGCGCTACATCCGCTCGGACTGCATGGCGACCATCGGTGCGGTGTCGAACCCCGACAACCAGAACCAGAACCTCGCCAAGGCCGGCCGCAGCCGCTGGCTCGGCCGTCGCCCGCTCACCCGCGGCGTCGCCAAGAACCCGGTCGACCACCCGCACGGCGGTGGTGAAGGCCGGACCTCGGGCGGCCGTCATCCGGTTACCCCGTGGGGCAAGCCGACCAAGGGTGCTCGTACCCGTCACAACAAGTCGACCGACAAGATGATCATCCGGTCGCGTCACGCCAAGAAGAAGAGGTAA
- the rpsS gene encoding 30S ribosomal protein S19 — translation MARSVWKGPFVDLHLLKKAETAQENNGHGGPIKTWSRRSTILPQFVGLTFNVYNGRKHVPVSVNEDMVGHKLGEFAPTRYFPGHAADKKGKR, via the coding sequence ATGGCTCGCTCCGTCTGGAAGGGTCCCTTCGTGGACCTGCATCTGCTCAAGAAGGCAGAAACCGCGCAGGAGAACAACGGCCATGGCGGTCCGATCAAGACCTGGTCGCGCCGCTCCACCATCCTGCCGCAGTTCGTTGGCCTGACGTTCAACGTCTACAATGGTCGCAAGCACGTTCCCGTTTCGGTGAACGAAGACATGGTCGGTCACAAGCTGGGTGAATTCGCGCCGACGCGCTACTTCCCCGGCCACGCCGCTGACAAGAAGGGCAAGCGCTGA
- the rplV gene encoding 50S ribosomal protein L22 — protein sequence MGKAKAPRRVSDNEALAVGTQIRGSAQKLNLVAALIRGRKVEDAMNVLAFSKRAMAVDVRKVLASAVANAENNHNLDVDALVVAEASVGKSFTMKRFHARGRGKSTRILKPFSRVRIVVREAAEEEA from the coding sequence ATGGGCAAGGCAAAAGCTCCCCGCCGCGTCTCGGACAATGAGGCGCTGGCCGTTGGCACGCAAATCCGCGGTTCGGCCCAGAAGCTGAACCTGGTCGCCGCGCTCATCCGTGGCCGCAAGGTCGAGGACGCGATGAACGTGCTCGCGTTCTCCAAGCGCGCGATGGCGGTCGATGTTCGCAAGGTGCTCGCCAGTGCGGTCGCCAATGCGGAGAACAACCACAATCTCGACGTCGACGCGCTCGTCGTCGCCGAGGCGAGTGTCGGCAAGTCGTTCACCATGAAGCGCTTCCATGCGCGTGGTCGCGGCAAGTCCACCCGCATCCTGAAGCCCTTCAGCCGCGTGCGCATCGTCGTGCGTGAAGCTGCGGAAGAGGAGGCCTGA
- the rpsC gene encoding 30S ribosomal protein S3, translating to MGHKSNPIGLRLQINRTWDSRWFAEGQDYGRLLLEDLKIRKYVMKTLPQAAISKVVIERPAKLCRVSIYAARPGVIIGKKGADIEKLRKKLSAMTSSDVSLNIVEIRKPEIDSKLVAQGVADQLERRIAFRRAMKRAVQSALRLGAEGIKITCGGRLGGAEIARVEWYREGRVPLHTLRANVDYAEAEAHTAYGVCGIKVWIFKGEILGHDPMATDRLMLEAQTSGVRPAR from the coding sequence ATGGGTCACAAGAGCAATCCCATCGGTCTGCGCCTGCAGATCAACCGCACCTGGGACAGCCGCTGGTTCGCGGAAGGCCAGGATTATGGCCGCCTGCTGCTTGAGGATCTCAAGATCCGCAAGTATGTCATGAAGACGCTGCCCCAGGCCGCGATCTCCAAGGTGGTTATCGAGCGTCCGGCCAAGCTGTGCCGCGTGTCGATCTATGCAGCCCGTCCCGGTGTCATCATCGGCAAGAAGGGCGCGGACATCGAGAAGCTGCGCAAGAAGCTGAGCGCGATGACGTCCAGCGACGTGAGCCTGAACATCGTCGAGATCCGCAAGCCGGAAATCGACTCCAAGCTCGTTGCCCAGGGCGTTGCCGATCAGCTCGAGCGTCGTATCGCTTTCCGTCGCGCCATGAAGCGCGCCGTGCAGAGCGCACTTCGTCTCGGCGCCGAGGGCATCAAGATCACCTGCGGCGGCCGTCTGGGCGGCGCGGAGATCGCCCGTGTCGAGTGGTATCGCGAAGGTCGCGTTCCGCTGCACACGCTGCGTGCGAACGTCGATTATGCAGAAGCCGAGGCCCACACGGCCTATGGCGTTTGCGGCATCAAGGTCTGGATCTTCAAGGGCGAGATCCTCGGCCACGATCCGATGGCGACCGACCGTCTCATGCTGGAGGCTCAGACCTCCGGTGTGCGTCCGGCTCGCTGA
- the rplP gene encoding 50S ribosomal protein L16 translates to MLQPKKTKFRKTFKGRIKGDAKGGTDLNFGSYGLKALEPERVTARQIEAARRAITRHIRRQGRLWIRVFPDVPVSKKPAEVRQGKGKGSIEYWAARVKPGRILFELDGVPGPLAAEAFSRAAMKLPIKTKVVARLGDTSHLGA, encoded by the coding sequence ATGCTACAGCCGAAGAAAACCAAGTTCCGCAAGACCTTCAAGGGTCGCATCAAGGGCGACGCCAAGGGTGGAACGGACCTCAATTTCGGATCCTACGGCCTCAAGGCTCTGGAACCGGAGCGGGTGACAGCGCGTCAGATCGAGGCGGCTCGCCGCGCGATCACGCGTCACATCCGTCGTCAGGGCCGTCTCTGGATCCGCGTCTTCCCGGACGTGCCGGTGTCCAAGAAGCCTGCCGAAGTCCGTCAGGGTAAGGGCAAGGGTTCGATCGAATATTGGGCGGCGCGCGTAAAGCCCGGCCGCATCCTGTTCGAGCTGGACGGTGTGCCCGGTCCGCTGGCTGCGGAAGCATTCAGCCGCGCAGCGATGAAGCTGCCGATCAAGACGAAGGTGGTGGCGCGTCTCGGCGACACCTCGCATCTGGGAGCATGA
- the rpmC gene encoding 50S ribosomal protein L29: MTKISDLKAKSDDQLSTDLGELKREQFNLRFQAATNQLEKPSRVREVRRDIARIKTLQAERSRSSAK; encoded by the coding sequence ATGACCAAGATTTCTGACCTCAAGGCGAAGAGCGACGATCAGCTTTCGACCGATCTGGGCGAGCTGAAGCGCGAGCAGTTCAACCTGCGCTTTCAGGCTGCGACCAACCAGCTTGAGAAGCCGAGCCGCGTGCGCGAAGTGCGTCGCGACATCGCGCGGATCAAAACCCTCCAGGCCGAGCGTTCGCGCTCGTCCGCGAAGTAA
- the rpsQ gene encoding 30S ribosomal protein S17, whose protein sequence is MPKRVLTGTVVSDKGDKTVVVKVERKVKHPLYGKIIRRSKKYHAHDDANEYHEGETVRIEETAPISKLKTWKVIARVDTHKSPEQVAADAAA, encoded by the coding sequence ATGCCCAAGCGCGTGCTGACGGGAACGGTGGTTTCCGACAAGGGTGACAAGACGGTCGTCGTCAAGGTGGAGCGCAAGGTGAAGCACCCGCTCTACGGCAAGATCATCCGTCGCTCGAAGAAGTATCACGCCCACGACGATGCCAATGAGTATCACGAGGGTGAGACCGTCCGTATCGAGGAGACGGCGCCGATCTCGAAGCTGAAGACCTGGAAGGTCATCGCGCGGGTCGACACCCACAAGTCTCCCGAGCAGGTTGCTGCAGACGCAGCAGCCTGA
- the rplN gene encoding 50S ribosomal protein L14 has translation MIQMQSNLDVADNSGAKRVQCIKVLGGSKRRFASVGDIIVVSVKDAAPRGRVKKGDVHRAVIVRTAKDVRRPDGSVIRFDGNAAVLVNKNAEPIGTRIFGPVVRELRAKNFMKIISLAPEVL, from the coding sequence ATGATCCAGATGCAATCCAATCTTGATGTCGCTGACAACAGCGGCGCCAAGCGCGTCCAGTGCATCAAGGTGCTCGGCGGCTCGAAGCGTCGTTTTGCCAGCGTTGGCGACATCATCGTCGTCTCCGTGAAGGACGCCGCCCCCCGTGGCCGCGTGAAGAAGGGTGACGTTCACCGCGCCGTGATCGTGCGCACCGCCAAGGACGTTCGTCGTCCCGACGGCAGCGTCATTCGCTTCGACGGCAATGCGGCCGTGCTGGTCAACAAGAATGCGGAGCCGATCGGCACGCGTATCTTTGGCCCCGTGGTCCGCGAGCTGCGCGCGAAGAACTTCATGAAGATCATTTCGCTTGCTCCCGAGGTGCTGTGA
- the rplX gene encoding 50S ribosomal protein L24, which translates to MSAARIKKGDTVVVLAGKDKGRTGSVLQVMPKDDKVLVDGINVHARHRKPDQANPQGGIDRKPAPLHISNVALAVDGKATRVRFEDRDGKKVRVAVKTGEVI; encoded by the coding sequence ATGAGCGCTGCACGTATCAAGAAGGGTGACACGGTCGTCGTGCTCGCCGGCAAGGACAAGGGCCGTACCGGTTCCGTCCTCCAGGTGATGCCCAAGGATGACAAGGTGCTGGTCGACGGCATCAACGTTCACGCCCGCCACCGCAAGCCCGACCAGGCAAATCCGCAGGGCGGCATCGATCGCAAGCCGGCGCCGCTGCACATTTCCAATGTTGCACTGGCTGTCGACGGCAAGGCCACGCGCGTCCGCTTCGAGGACCGTGACGGCAAGAAGGTCCGCGTCGCGGTTAAGACTGGGGAGGTCATCTGA
- the rplE gene encoding 50S ribosomal protein L5 produces MADKYIPRSRKLYDETIVKALSEKFGYKNHMEIPRIEKITLNMGVGEATQDKKKVTQAAEEMELIAGQKPVITKAKKSIAQFKLREGMPIGAKVTLRRERMYEFLDRLVTIAMPRIRDFRGLNPKSFDGRGNYAFGIKEQIIFPEISYDRVDKVRGMDIIVTTTARTDEEARELLRLFGFPFPAEAEKEAA; encoded by the coding sequence ATGGCTGACAAGTACATCCCGCGCTCGCGCAAGCTGTATGACGAGACCATCGTCAAGGCGCTGAGCGAGAAGTTCGGTTACAAGAACCACATGGAAATCCCCCGGATCGAGAAGATCACGCTCAACATGGGCGTGGGCGAGGCGACCCAGGACAAGAAGAAGGTCACCCAGGCCGCCGAGGAAATGGAACTGATTGCCGGCCAGAAGCCGGTCATCACCAAGGCGAAGAAGTCGATCGCGCAGTTTAAGCTGCGTGAAGGCATGCCCATCGGTGCGAAGGTGACCCTGCGTCGCGAGCGCATGTACGAGTTTCTCGATCGTCTGGTGACGATCGCGATGCCCCGCATCCGCGACTTCCGTGGTCTCAACCCGAAGAGCTTCGACGGCCGTGGCAACTATGCCTTCGGCATCAAGGAGCAGATCATCTTCCCCGAGATCAGCTATGACCGCGTCGACAAGGTGCGTGGCATGGACATCATCGTGACCACCACGGCCCGCACGGACGAAGAAGCGCGCGAACTGCTGCGTCTTTTCGGTTTCCCGTTCCCCGCCGAGGCGGAAAAAGAGGCTGCGTGA